The DNA window ATAACAATGAGATTTCAAACATCGTTGTCGAGGATGGCGTGCCTTATATAAAGACACTTATTGCCGTACACACCAATTATAATGGTGATGATGTGGAGATGAAAATGGATATGGAGTCTGACGGCACACGTAGGCTTATAGAATATATGCCTCTGCTTTATGCCATTCTCAAACGTGACAATGTGTTCGTTGTAGATGAGATAGAAAGGAGCATACATCCAATAATGATAAAGACTCTCATGAGTAAAATATCGGAGAACCGTGATGCCAAAGGTCAGATAATATTCACCACACATGAGAGTTGTCTGCTTGACCAATCCATTTTCCGCCCCGATGAGATATGGTTCGCTCAGAAGGATGTTGACCAGTCAACACAGCTTTATCCGTTGAGCGACTATAATATCCACAAGACCGCGAACATCGAGAACGGTTATCTCAATGGCCGCTATGGAGGCATACCGTTCCTGTCTAACCTTTCTGATCTGAAATGGTGATATGATTACACGCAGGAAAGATTACAGCAAGAGTGAGCCGACCAAAGATGCCAGCAAGATCTATATAGTCTGTGAGGGGAAAGGCTCTGAGCCTGACTATTTCGGCTTTTTTGAAGGATTGTCCTCCAATCTTGAATTGATTGTCATACCTCCTGAAGAAGGCACAGACCCCTTGAAACTGATGGAGCTTGCCGAGCGTATCTTGCTTGGCGATACAAGAAAACATACGATTGACTATCTCCAACAAGATAAAATATGGTTTGCGATAGACACTGATTCATGGGAGAAAGAGGGTAAGATAGCACCTCTCAGAAACTTCTGCAGGGCTATGAACGCGCGGATAACTGAGAAATACAGCGAGGCTAAACCGTATGAGGCATGGAATGTCGCGCAAAGTAACCCCTGCTTTGAAGTATGGCTATATTACCATCACTATGCAGACAGGCCGGATAGAGAAGATGTTGAAAAACAACCATCTGTCAAGGCGTATGTCAATAAACAAATCGCAGGTGGATTTGATTATCAACGAGACCCGGCACGTCTCCAGGATGCAATAGACAACTCCGAGAAAAATTATACTCAGCAAGACAACGGCAACCCCGATTGGTTCGCCACTGAACAATTCCTTTTAGGGAAAGAGATTATGGGCTTTGTAAAGACCGAAGTCCGTAAACTCCGCAACAAGCTGGGATAAGATAAATAAACAAATATATGGGATTTTTCAGATTTTTTATCATGTTGTGGGTAGCAATCGCCTTTACAACCTGTTCTGCCAATAATAAATCGGCAAATGGCAAGCATATTATTACTGACTCGGCAGGCTTGCAAGGTGATAGTCACATCACCTCTGCTTGCAAAATTATATTGGAGTATACACCGGCACCACAGATAGCTCGACCCTTATAATAGACAGGAACACCGATTCAAGTCTAAACTTATGGCTCCACTGCATATTTTGTCATTGGCAGCGATTTGACATATCCTGAAGTCAGGGCCATTATATCTCGACCATCTATGATTGGAACTGAAAAACAGAACCTAAAAAATACACAAATCGTTCTCCTTACCAATTCAGCCATTGACCAAAACGCTGAACTTCATACTGAATTTGATGCCTTGTATGATTATTTCAGACATCCGTACATCGAAGGAAATTATGGCTATCCAATATACTGCACAGGATGCTCCATTAAAGACAATAATTATGTGCATTAGTAGCGATATGGAGGCATTAACCGAATAGGTACTTTGTCCGATTCTGCCATCTGTATCGCAATAAAAGGCGCATTTCGGCGTTTTATCTTAAACTAATAATCTCTTCATTATGAATAAGTTTTTATTCTCACTGTTACTCTCGCTTATTTCATTTGGCATTGCCGGTTGCAGCGATGAGGATGATGTGGAAATCATCGACTTGAATCTTTTGGCCGGGCAATGGGAGGTTGTCTCGCAAACTCCTGAAAGAAACTGCATTTACGATATAACTGCCGCTCCTGATTTGACTGAGGGGACTTATGGTGGTCATTATGGAAAAATCACCACATATTATCTGACAGCAAACGGCAAACCATTATTCGACAAAGAATACAACTGGAGTATCCGATATATGGAGAACAATCAACCTTTGTTGGATTTGACTTTAGTGGGTGAACTTGACAGTGAAGATCCTTGGGCCGGAAACTATTATTATAAAGTAACAAAACTCACCAGTTCAGTAATGTGGTGGCAAGCAAACACAAACGGGGATAACACTATAATAAAATTTCGGCGTAGAACTGACCTTAAAATTAATCAGGAGAACAATTCTACGATTTAATCAACAGTTGGCGCTACTCATCTTTGTCGCGTTTGTATTACCCGTTTATCTTGCAAGTTTTTTATTCGAGTGAACGAAATATTATATCACAGTACGGCACAAGCCCGTCATCACCAGCTTGCCGTCCGTTGAGTTTTGCGCCACATTCGGGACAATATTTATACCTCATATCTCAATCCCAGTCATTAAGGTTGGCTATTATGCGGTCGATGTCACTTTCATCGAAAATCTCCGGCTGTCTCTCGTAGCAATTATGGCAATGACATTCGCCCTCGCAATGGCAGTTACAGTCGGGAGTCAGTTCTTCAACCGCACTTTCGATATTTTGGTTTTCCTGTTCCATATCACTGAGCCACCTCCTTTTTGAACTCGGCCGATGGTTTGAAGAACGGGATATTATGTGCCGGGATTACGATAGTGGTATTCTTTGAAATGTTGCGTGCGGTTTTTTCAGCACGTTCCTTAACTTGGAATGTGCCGAAGCCACGGAGATATACGTTCTCTCCATGTGCGAGGCTGTCTTTTACTACAACCATAAATTGCTCAACCACTGCAAGAACACTTGTCTTGTCAATACCTGTGGTCTTCGCTATCTCGTTTACAATTTCTGCCTTAGTCATTTTGCGTACTTATCTGATTTAGACTGCAAATTTACTAAATTTTGAGGAGACTGCCTATAAAAAAGCCTGTCCGAAACGAACAGGCCGAGACAGGAATATATGTATTCACAGATGCCAAATCCTGCTACGCAATAAAAATTGAATTTAAGTTATCAACTGAATAGCGATAGCAACATCAGATGTACGGGGTATATGGCATATAAGCTGTATTTGGCCGATTTGCTTCGTATGAAGCCACGGGTGCCGTCATACAGGAAGATTATTGCGGAGGCGAGCAACGCACCGGCTATGCCGTAGTGAGCCATCAAAGGAAACGTGAATATAATCTGAAGAATAGCCTGAGAGGGAAAATTTGTCGATGAACGCTCCAGCCACGGACGCATAGTCTGGTGCCGGAGAATGTAGAACACCGCTATCATCAGAACTCCGCGCCAGTCATAATCCGTTCCGAGCCACCATGCCAGAACAGCGATACCTGAAATACCGATGAACGACAGCGGCCCATGTTCACACATACGGTCGAATATGGCGAGTGCCACAACTCCGAGGGAGAGAGTGAACATGACATTATGCGTGCCGTCCGCTCCGTTGAGCAGATACCACGGCAATTCACTGACTGCACCGGCAAGCAACAGTATCAGAAAATATCTCATACGGTCGCGGCTATGTGCGAACCCCTCGGCAACAAGGAAAGCGAACACAGGGAACGCTATCCTGCCGATACATCGCAGACAGTCGTACATCGGAGTGTCAGGCTCCATAAGGAAGTAGGCGCAATGGTCGGCCACCATCGAGAGAATGGCGATAATCTTCAACGCACTTCCGGATAAGCGGAGCGAGAGGGGAACGGATATTTTGGCGGTAGTTTCCATGATAAGTAATTTATTATTCAGTGCCGAGAAGTTCCTTCACCATATCGGCCACCTCCTGGTTGACACGCTTGAAATTGCGGTTGAGCATAATCTCCTTCTCTCGCTCACTGTCGAAAGAATAAATTTTAGGCAGCTCCACATAGTTGGATTCCTCCTCCTTGATACGTGCCATATCGAAGTGCGTCTTGCAGGTACAACCGTCCGCGACAGCAGGTATAGCTTAAAAAAATAGCCGTCCAGGTTTTGGGCGGCTATTTTTGTGAGAGTTTCCAGCGGTCGGGAAGCAGGTCGCGGTATTTTTCGATCGGGGTGTTTGGCGGCCATGCGGCACATCGGTCGATTATGTCGCAGAAGTAGTCGAAGACGTTGACTCCGCAGCGGTGGCAGGTGATCGCAAGAGAGTGGTACAGGGCGGCGGCTTCGGCTCCGGAGTGGGAGCCGATTGTAAGTCGGCGACGGGTCAGGGATATGTAGCGGTTGATTCGCTCGACTTCGTTGTTGTCGAGTCTGTAGGTGGGTGAGGCAAAGATGCGTGGTATCTCGTCCCATTGTTTGAGTGCATGTTCGGTGGCGGCGAGCAGCGGGTCGTCGGGTGGCACGCCGATGCGGTCTTTGACTGCTGTCAGTCTCATGCGGATTTTCTCGAGCATCACCTTGGAGTATCGTTGTCTCCACTCAAGGTGCTTTCCCGCCGTCCATCCGTCTTTGCCTATGCGGTGCTGATGCTCGAAGTGGTAAAGGAGTCCGAAGAGCTTTGCTATTTCCTGCGCCTTTGGATTGTCTTTCAGATCGAGAAACTTTCGCTTGATGTGCTGCAGGCATGGCAAGCGTTTTATCCCGCTCATCCCACCGATTCCGATATGCCGGTATCCCGAGTAATAGTCGCACTGGAAGGCTCCGTTGAAGCCTTTTATGTGTTGCTCGAAGACTTCGGCCGAGCGGGAGCCGTCGTCATAGAAGAAGTACACAAGCCCGGTTGTCATGCCGACGAACACCCATATGTAGCCTTTCTTGATCTTTCTTCCCGAAGGAGTTGCCACCTGCAGCCGCACTTTCTGATAGGTCTCGTCACCGCAGATATAATTGTCCGCGACTATTGCCTGACCCAGCGCCTTGTATAGATTTTCCAGATGTACCCTTACCTTACTTACGAGCTTCTGTGCGGTGCCTTTGTCAAGGTCGAAGCCGTGGGCACGGAAGTATTCGACAGCATTTTCAAGTGGCATGCAGTGGAGATAGCGTAGCTCGGCGAGTCCGGCTATGAAGGAAGATGTATACTGCGAGTTAAGCAGCGGTGTGGCGGGTGCGGAACCTTTGTATATTTTCTCGTCCTGCACGTATTTTCTGACCTTGTAGATAATTTTTTTGAAGCGCATCGGCTCCATGACGTAGCGCACGACATCGCACTCGCCGATAAACGTCGCCGCCTCGGGATTGAAGTCCGGACTGTCAGGCTCCACTATAATGGTCTCCACCTCACACTCCGGATGCGTCTTCCTTTTGGCGCCGTTGTTGGTACGTTTCTTCTCTGGCTTCTGCTGTCGAGTTTCGGATGTGGCAGGAGTCGTCACCGGTTTCTTCTGACGCTCCGACGGCGAGCCCTGCAGACGCTGCACTGCCTGACGCGCGGCTTTCTCTTTGCTCAGTTCCGCACTTTTGCCTTTCATAGCCTCCTCCATTGAGGCCATTTGCTTGCGCAGTTCATCTACAGTCGCCACAAGCTTCTCGTTGGTCGACTGCAGCTTTTCATTGGATAAAGTAAGCGAGCTGACAGAGGCCAACGCCTCGTCGAGCCGCCCTTGAAGGAACTCGATCTGACGTTGCAGAAACTCTATCAACTCGTTCTTTTTCATGGTGTAAAGTTACAAAAAATATCTGACATTTGCAACTTTCCACGCCATTTATTTATTTGATTAACAAATTATTAAGCCTTATTTTACGGCCATTCTGAAGCGATTTTCGACCATCACCTTCACAGGCGTGAGGCCCCTCATCAGCATATAGAAATCGTCCCATTGGAGCCTGCGCACGCCGTCATCGCCCTTTTTGAGCACCTCCCGGAAACGGCCTCGCGACAGTCTTTTTGTGTACATCAAAAATCCGTCGCCATCCCATTTCAACGCCTTCATGGTCTTGCGGTCCTTTGAGAAAAACACATACACATCGCCCGATGCCGGAGAATGCCCCTTCCACGACCACACCATCTGGGCCAGACCCCGGATGCCGTAGCGCATCGATACCGGCTGCCGGCATACCCAGAGCCGCATATCCGCCTCAAGACTCCACATCACTCCTGCGTGTCATGACATCCACCAGAAGCGCCAGCCCCTCCGCGCTTATCTCTCCCAGACTCACGCCTCGGCCCCAACCGAGTTCGATGTGCACGTCACGCACGACACTGGTGGCACCGACATCCCGGCTCTCATCCGCAACCTGAATACCGGGAACCTTAACCTCCCGGAATAACGGCCCGCCACCTTCCCGCGACGAATCCGGTCTCTCCGGCAGACTGCGTTGATAATCGCTTATGCTGATTTTGCGGCGCCGAAGCCACTCATAAAGCCGCTGGACGTTGACGCCGGTACCGGCACAGAAACGGTTCAATGCGATATAGCCGTCTGTCTCGCATTGATTCTTGTAACGCGTCCATGTCTCTGAATAGACATCGGACAAAGACTTGTTATAACCCATGATTCTTTTTGTCGACAAAGATACAACTCTCTTTCGGAGTTCGTCAATATGCTATCGCGGATGGTTGTACTCTTGCAGAAATACTTGGTTGTCTTGAACTCCTCGGAGTCCTCGATGTCAAAATGCGACAGCATCTTTTCATCGGTGGCCGTGAAGTCACGTGCCGCCTGACCCGCAAGCCAGCCCGTAGCCATGTCTGCGATTTTTGCCGCCGGAACGAGATAGTCCATCTTCTCGGAAATGGAGGTTGAGATTTTCTGGTCGTTTATGGTGATTGATGTCGATGTCTGCTTCGCCTTGCCGAACACATCATTCTGCGCCCATTCAAGAGTCTCCTTGTTTCGTGCCGCACCCATGAATATGTTGCCGCAGGTCGTGATAATCTTCTGCATACCCACCTTGCCGTAGTCAGCCTCCAACTGCGGAAGCTCCTGAAAACCGAGAGTCACGGCAACCTTGTTGCTTCGCGCCGTGCCGATCAGTCGGTCAATCTTGTGGAAGTACAGAGTGGGAAGCTCGTCAACGATGATACTAACAGGTATATTGCCTTTGGAATTGACACGGGTTATCAGACGGTTAAGCACAAGAGCGTTCAGAGAGCCGATGACCTGTTCCTTTTCGGGGTCGTTGGCAATCACAAGATAGCTCGGACTCACCGGGTCGGAAATCTTCAAGTCAAAATCATCGCCGGTGAACACCCAATAGGCTTCAGGGGATACAAGCCGTGCCGCATTTACGCGGAGAGTACCCACCATACCTTCAAGCTGGTCGTTGGCTTTGTTCTCGTATGCGGACTTGAAGGGGGCCATCAGCGAGGCTATCTTATCGTCCATCATCAGAATGTCGAACACCTCCGAATACTTGCGTCCGAGGAACGACAGCACATGGGGCATATCCGAAAACTCACCTGTGATAGTGTCCGGCTC is part of the Duncaniella dubosii genome and encodes:
- a CDS encoding TraX family protein, coding for METTAKISVPLSLRLSGSALKIIAILSMVADHCAYFLMEPDTPMYDCLRCIGRIAFPVFAFLVAEGFAHSRDRMRYFLILLLAGAVSELPWYLLNGADGTHNVMFTLSLGVVALAIFDRMCEHGPLSFIGISGIAVLAWWLGTDYDWRGVLMIAVFYILRHQTMRPWLERSSTNFPSQAILQIIFTFPLMAHYGIAGALLASAIIFLYDGTRGFIRSKSAKYSLYAIYPVHLMLLSLFS
- the tnpB gene encoding IS66 family insertion sequence element accessory protein TnpB (TnpB, as the term is used for proteins encoded by IS66 family insertion elements, is considered an accessory protein, since TnpC, encoded by a neighboring gene, is a DDE family transposase.) — encoded protein: MWSLEADMRLWVCRQPVSMRYGIRGLAQMVWSWKGHSPASGDVYVFFSKDRKTMKALKWDGDGFLMYTKRLSRGRFREVLKKGDDGVRRLQWDDFYMLMRGLTPVKVMVENRFRMAVK
- the tnpC gene encoding IS66 family transposase, giving the protein MKKNELIEFLQRQIEFLQGRLDEALASVSSLTLSNEKLQSTNEKLVATVDELRKQMASMEEAMKGKSAELSKEKAARQAVQRLQGSPSERQKKPVTTPATSETRQQKPEKKRTNNGAKRKTHPECEVETIIVEPDSPDFNPEAATFIGECDVVRYVMEPMRFKKIIYKVRKYVQDEKIYKGSAPATPLLNSQYTSSFIAGLAELRYLHCMPLENAVEYFRAHGFDLDKGTAQKLVSKVRVHLENLYKALGQAIVADNYICGDETYQKVRLQVATPSGRKIKKGYIWVFVGMTTGLVYFFYDDGSRSAEVFEQHIKGFNGAFQCDYYSGYRHIGIGGMSGIKRLPCLQHIKRKFLDLKDNPKAQEIAKLFGLLYHFEHQHRIGKDGWTAGKHLEWRQRYSKVMLEKIRMRLTAVKDRIGVPPDDPLLAATEHALKQWDEIPRIFASPTYRLDNNEVERINRYISLTRRRLTIGSHSGAEAAALYHSLAITCHRCGVNVFDYFCDIIDRCAAWPPNTPIEKYRDLLPDRWKLSQK
- a CDS encoding HU family DNA-binding protein → MTKAEIVNEIAKTTGIDKTSVLAVVEQFMVVVKDSLAHGENVYLRGFGTFQVKERAEKTARNISKNTTIVIPAHNIPFFKPSAEFKKEVAQ
- a CDS encoding RloB family protein, whose product is MITRRKDYSKSEPTKDASKIYIVCEGKGSEPDYFGFFEGLSSNLELIVIPPEEGTDPLKLMELAERILLGDTRKHTIDYLQQDKIWFAIDTDSWEKEGKIAPLRNFCRAMNARITEKYSEAKPYEAWNVAQSNPCFEVWLYYHHYADRPDREDVEKQPSVKAYVNKQIAGGFDYQRDPARLQDAIDNSEKNYTQQDNGNPDWFATEQFLLGKEIMGFVKTEVRKLRNKLG